In one window of Methanomicrobia archaeon DNA:
- the msrA gene encoding peptide-methionine (S)-S-oxide reductase MsrA — translation MQKATFGAGCFWGVESHFRCVKGVLETTVGYMGGTFENPTYKDVCTDTTGHAEVVEVVYDPSVVSYDELLNVFWRIHDPSVLNRQGPDVGTQYRSVIFYHIPEQEKTARLSKERLQNSGTYKRKIVTEIVPATTFWRAEEYHQRYFEKHGLGMCRY, via the coding sequence ATGCAAAAAGCGACCTTTGGTGCAGGCTGCTTCTGGGGCGTGGAATCCCACTTTCGCTGCGTGAAGGGTGTTCTTGAAACGACGGTTGGGTATATGGGCGGCACGTTCGAGAACCCGACCTACAAGGATGTCTGTACCGATACGACCGGCCACGCGGAAGTTGTGGAAGTCGTCTACGATCCTTCCGTTGTCTCATATGACGAGCTGCTGAATGTCTTCTGGCGTATCCACGACCCCTCTGTATTGAACCGCCAGGGGCCTGATGTCGGCACCCAGTACCGCTCCGTTATCTTCTACCATATCCCGGAACAAGAAAAAACGGCGCGATTATCGAAGGAACGACTGCAGAACTCAGGCACATACAAACGTAAAATCGTAACGGAAATCGTGCCTGCAACGACGTTCTGGCGTGCGGAAGAGTACCATCAGCGGTACTTCGAGAAGCACGGGCTGGGCATGTGCAGGTACTGA
- a CDS encoding DNA-binding protein has product MKYSEANQGRTFILRLEDGEVLHETIEAFAIEHSINAAAVIAVGGADEGSTLVVGPEHGRSEVITPMEHILDDVHEIAGVGTIFPDKDGKPVLHMHIAGGRNDRAVTGCVRRGVKVWHILEVVLFELADSSARRVLDDQLGFELLEP; this is encoded by the coding sequence ATGAAATACTCTGAGGCAAACCAGGGCCGCACCTTTATCCTGCGCCTGGAAGACGGAGAGGTCCTGCATGAGACGATCGAAGCCTTCGCTATCGAGCACTCGATTAACGCAGCTGCTGTTATCGCAGTTGGCGGCGCAGACGAAGGCAGCACGCTCGTCGTAGGGCCTGAGCACGGCCGGAGTGAAGTCATCACGCCGATGGAGCACATCTTAGACGACGTCCACGAAATCGCAGGCGTGGGCACGATCTTCCCCGATAAAGATGGTAAGCCCGTGCTGCACATGCACATCGCCGGCGGTCGGAATGACAGAGCGGTAACGGGTTGTGTGCGCCGCGGCGTGAAGGTCTGGCATATTCTTGAGGTTGTCCTCTTTGAACTGGCTGATTCGAGTGCACGCCGGGTGCTGGATGATCAATTAGGATTTGAGCTGCTGGAGCCGTGA
- a CDS encoding methyltransferase domain-containing protein, translated as MDEQKQKKMRKRPGHSDRHMSNFSFRIIALMHDNRLLPYFRNPYKLLQTAGLKLGQTVLEVGCGPGYFTIPAAKLVGPQGVVYAVDVHPLAVARVKEKIEAEGVKNVTPMLANAANTGLPDQSIDLAFLFGLRYIAGGLEDVLTELRRIVKPGGVVSFEKTRGSAETLIADVERAGFRFSETRRRIFVFANETG; from the coding sequence ATGGATGAACAGAAGCAGAAGAAAATGCGCAAAAGACCAGGGCACTCGGATCGTCATATGTCGAATTTCTCGTTCAGAATAATCGCTTTGATGCATGATAATCGACTGCTGCCATATTTTAGAAATCCATACAAACTGTTACAGACTGCCGGCCTGAAACTGGGTCAGACGGTGCTGGAAGTCGGTTGCGGCCCGGGGTATTTTACGATCCCTGCAGCAAAACTCGTTGGACCCCAGGGCGTTGTATATGCCGTGGATGTGCATCCACTTGCCGTGGCGCGTGTGAAGGAGAAAATCGAGGCAGAGGGTGTAAAGAACGTAACGCCGATGCTCGCAAATGCTGCCAATACAGGGCTGCCAGACCAGAGCATTGACCTTGCGTTCCTCTTCGGGCTGCGGTACATTGCCGGTGGGCTGGAAGACGTACTAACCGAGCTTCGGCGGATCGTCAAACCCGGAGGCGTGGTGTCATTTGAGAAGACACGGGGTTCGGCGGAAACATTGATTGCCGATGTAGAGCGCGCCGGATTTCGTTTTTCTGAGACCCGAAGAAGGATTTTCGTGTTTGCGAATGAAACTGGGTGA